Genomic segment of Deltaproteobacteria bacterium:
CTCCGGGCGACTCGGCTGCGGCGAAGACCGGTCTCCCGAGGGCCGAGGGCCGCGGCGAAACGAAATTCGCGGCGATCCCAATGACAGCGCCAGCGACGGCGATGAATCCTGCGCGCAGCAGCATTCCCACGGGTCCAATCATAACCGGCAGGACGATCTAGGCGAGGGCTCTCGGTGGGGTTCCGGCCGGTTCTCCGCGCGCGACGTAGACGGCGGCGGCGAGGTCGCCTGTGACGTTGACCGTCGTCCGGCACATGTCGAGCAGCCGATCCATGCCGATGATCACCACTCCGACGTACGCCGCGATGGGCCGGATGACCGCCGGACCGATTCGCGCCGTCATCACGAAGAGCAGCGCCGCGACGCCGTAAGGCGCCAGCTTGAGCACGCCTTCCACCAGCTTCATCGAAACGTCGTAGAGGCCCTGGAGCATCTCTCGCAGGCGCCGTGACGCATCGCTTTCCGCGGCGGAGAGCGCGATCCCGAAGAGAATCGCGAACACGATGAGCCCGATCAGGTCGCCGGTCGCAGCGGCCTTGACCGGGTTGTCGGGAACCGGCGCCAGCAGGACGGCGGAAACTCCCTCGCCGGCGGGAAGCGCGGCTGGTTTGATCCCGGTCCCGTGGGACAGCTCGCGTACGGCCGCGGGAAGGCCACGTCCAGGTCCGAGCAGGTTCACCAGCGCGACGCCGATGAGAACGGAAATGCCCGAGACCACCACCGTGTAGCCCAGCATCCGCGCTCCGAGGCGGCCGAGGTGCCTGAGCTCCAGATCGGCGACGCCGAGCACGAGCGCCGAGAACAGGAGCGGGATGACCAGCATGAACAGCAGCCGGATGAAGAGCTGACCGAGCGGCTGGGCGAAGTTTCGAATCACCGCGTCGAGCCAAGGCGCTCCGCCGGCGGCAAGGTTTGCGACGATGCCGACGCCGGCGCCGAGGATCAGCGCAGCGATCATCCTGCGATGGGAGACCATTGCCCTACTTTAGTCGGAGTCGGGGAGCAGCGTCCTGCGCCGCACCGTCACGGAGACACCGAGCACGCCGCCGAGATCGATGCCGGCCACCCGCAGGCCGAGATACGTCTCGGTTTCCTCGCCCAGATCGTGACGCCGCCTCAGGCGTCCAAGGTCGTACTCGTTCCGCTTCGCGGGATCGGAGAGAACGACGAAAGCCTCGGTGATTTCGCGAAAGTGCTCGACCGCTTCCGGCTCGGCGTTGACGTCGGGGTGAAACGTGCGGGCAAGCTGCCGGTAGACTGCCTTGATGTCGCCGGCGGTGGCATCGTCGGCAACACCGAGCACGTCGTACAGGTCGCGTTGCGGCATAGGGACAAGATAGGCGTTCGCCCGCGCTCAGGCAGGAGGGACTTCCGAGTCACCCGGAAGCGGGTCGATCCGCTGCAGCACCCGGCCGACGAACCACTCCAGCGAGTCGCGCAGCTCGCGGGGCGGATCGGCGGCGGAGCGGCGGATCTTGCGAAACAGATCCTCGAGATTGCGCCGGTCCGCGCGCGCGAGCTCCGCGACCACGCCTGCGCGTCCGGTGCCGTCGGAAATCGGAATGGTGCCTCGCCGGGCGTGCGTCCTGCGGACCACGCTGTCGTAATGCAAGAGCGCCCGATCGAGCAGCACCCAGGGAAAGTTCGGCTGCGCATGGGGACCGATGCGAAAGCGTCGGCCGCCTTCCCAATAACGCCGCGCGGCGCTCCACCATCCCGCGATGCCGCCGGGCCCGATCTGCCGCACGCTCGCGTACCGACGGCCGAGACCGAAGAGTGCGGTAGCGCCTCCGACTGCGCCGCCGATGGCCGTTCCGGCGAGCAGGCTCGCTCCGCCGACGAGCGCGTCGACCGCGCCGCCCACCGCGGCGCCGGCCAGCGTGCTCGCCGCAACGAGCTCTACGGGAGCGAGACCGAGCAACCTCCACGTCTCTTCGGCGAAGAGGTCCTGCTGGAAGATGGGCCGATCGAGCGACGTCGTCTCGAAGCGGACTTCGCCATGCGCGTAGAGAGCCTCGACGCGCCGACGCGCCTTCTCTTCGCGCTCCCTGAGGTGGTCATGGAAGCTGCGCTCCAGCCGGTCGCGCTCCGCCTCCAGCGCCGCTTCGTGCGCGACGGCGATCTCCTCCGTGTGCGTGAGCTCGTCGAGCAGGAGGTCCGCGATCTCGCTGCCCGCATCCGCGCGGCGGCGCCGCCGCTGCGCCGTCAGCGCCGTGATCGCCTCGTCGATGGCGGCGCGGGACTCCGGCCGGAGCTCGCGGAACGATTCGAGCAACTTCAACCGCTCTTCGAAGCTGACGGAGAAGGCGTCGAAGTCGCGCACCATCTTGAAGTACTGATCCAGGGCTCGGTGCCACTCGAGGCCGTAGTCCTCATCGCCGATGCGGTTGACGAGCGCCATCCCGGGCCGTCCGGTCCAGCGCAGGATCTCCATCTCCGCTTCGTAGTTGCGCCGGAAGGGCCGCGTGCCATCGACGACGTACAGCACGTTCGCTCCGGCGAGGATCGGCGCGAGAAGCTTGCGCTCGTCCGCGAACTCGCCGGTGCCCTGGTATGCGCGGAGCAGCTCCGCCACGCGGGCGGGACGATCGGCGGCGGACACCTGCCGGGATCGAAGCCACGCCAGGGCGCGGGGCGCGTCCTCGAATCCCGGCGTGTCCACCAGCACGAACAGCGTACGGCCGTCCACGCGCACCGGATATTCGCGGACTTCGGTGGTGGTTCCCGGACGGGGATCGATCCGGACGGTGTCGTCTTCCGCGAGGGTGGCCACGATGCTCGATTTGCCCTTGTTCACCCGTCCCACCACCGCAAAGCGCGGAGGGTCGTTCATGGCGCAGCCTCCAGCGGCTGCACGGCGATGTACGGGTCTTCCAGCGCAGCGAGGCTCTCTTCCCAGATGCGCACTTCCGAAGTGGAAGCCGGGCGGACGCCGGCCGCGTCGACGGCCGCCAGGAGCACCACGAGGTGGCGGCGCGATCCCAGCGAACGGCGAAGCTCCCGCATCAGCCTGAGCATGGCCTTGTCCGGCGCTTCCCATCCCTCCGCGACGATCACCACCGGATCGGATCCATTCGCAAGCCGGGTCCAGTCGATGCGGCCTTCCTCATAGTCGCGTCCGCCCACGGGCTGGACGGAGGCGATGGCCCACCTGGTCTGCCGTGAAACTGCGGCCTCCACCGCGGGAAGCGCGGGTACGTCGCGCCACAGAACGAGGGTGCACCGGCTGGCGGCGCTCGCGGGGACCAGCGCCGGTGCGGCGTGCGAAGACTGCGGCGCAGCCAGCTCCGGCTGCGTGCTACGCGTCTCGATGCGCGGCTCCGAAAGCCGGCGAACCACGCGCATCACCTCGGAATCGTCGAGCGGAAGCCGCGCCAACAGCCGCGATCCGCGGACCGCGGCGATGCCGAGCGTCAGGCATCTCGGCAAGAGACCGTAGAAGGCGAGCGACGCGAGAAGGAACGGCCACCAGCCGCCGACGAGCTCGGGATGTGCCGCGCGGCCTCCCCCTGAGAGAACGTAAGATCCTTCGAGCCGCGAGTAGCGCGTCGCCTCCACCAGGGCGCGCGAAGGGTCCGCATCGGGCCAGAACCAGGCAAACGGGGCTGCCAGCGCGTGCACCAAACCGTGGAACCGGGGCGCGTCGAGCTGGAGCAGCGTCGTGCTCCAAGAGAACGCGATGTCGGAGAACACGATCAGCCGCAGGCAACCGAGCAGCGCTCCGACGTTGAAGGCGACCCCGAATGACTGGGTGAGACCGAGCAGGATCCAGGGCTCGAGGTGATGATAGAGCGACCGGCGGCTGCGCAGCCGGTGCCAGAGCGCGCGCCACTCCGCGAGCCGGTCTGCGTTGGCCCCGACCGCCCGGGCGGCAAGCCGTGGATACACCGCCGCTACCAGGCCGCGGAACAGACCGAAGAGAGGCGTGCCCAAGGCGGCGACCGGGAAGAGAAACGACGCGATCAAGAACGCGAAGAGCAGCAATTGAAGCCCGACGAAGACGAGAAGAAAGTCCCAGGCGTTCACGGGCTGCTCGCCGGTGTAGCGCAGCACCGCCGTCGCCGCGGTCCATCCGAGCACGAGCCCGGCGATCAGGAGCGCGGCGCGAATGCCGCGCAATACGTTGGCCACGGCGCGACCGGGGTAGAGCTGACCGGGCTCCGCGTCCCGGCGCGCTTGCAGCCAACGCGCGATGAGGACCCCGCGATCCCGCGGTGCCTCCGGAAAGCTGCCCGTGTCGCGCCCCTCGAGCGCGGCGGGATCCGCGCTCCGGTCGCGGGCGAGCTGCGCTTCGAGATCGACGAGATCGGCGAGCGTCATCGTTCCTCGTGGCAGAACATACCAACCCCGTTGCACACAGCCTTGCGGGAAATGGGTCGCTTGACGACGGCATCGTCGCCCGGGTACACGGCGCACATGGGCGGTTCCGGCCTGTTCGCGCGCGCTCTGACCCTTCCCTGGTGCCGGGCGCTTGCGATCATCGGCGTCTGGCTCTTCGCGGCGAACACGTTGGGCCTTTCGCGCCTCACCGCACCCGGACCTGCTTCCTGCTGCTGCGGTCATCACACTGGCGACGCCAAGTGCCACTGCCGCGCCTGCACACACGCCCGCGAGCTCGCCTCGAACAAACCTCTGGTGAAGACGTGCGGTTTCACGGGCGACATGCCCAGCGTCGTCTCGCCTGAGCCCGCGTACGCGCATGCCGTCCTGCGACCGGGGCGCGTGGTCACCCCTCCGCGGCTCGAAATCGTCCTGCTGGAATCTCCCGCTCCTTCCGACCCTTTCTTCGAAGTGCCAACGCCTCCTCCGCTCTCGCGATCCTGAGGACGACCGTGCCGGCAGCGTCCTGCGCTGCCTGTTCCTGGATCCCGGCCAAGGAGGAAGAATGCGCGCGCGCGCGCTGCCGTGTTTCATGTGTTGCATCGCTTTGGCTGCTTCGGCGCAGGAACGCGAGGTCGCCCTCGACCGCGGCGAGGCGTCCGGTCCTGGGCTGGAGGTGGCCGGTTTCAGACTCTCGGGATTCTTCGTCGGCTCGGCGAACTACAATTCGCGCATCCAGATGGTGCCCGAGTTCGCCGGCAGTGCTCCCGTTTCCTCCGAGCCGACGCGGATCGACTTCCGATTCGATCAGTTGTCCGTCGGCGTGAACCGGATCTTCTCGCCTTGGCTGTTCGCCGGCGCCAGCGTCGAGATCGAGCGCCACCGGCACCGGCACAGCCACGGATTCGATCCCGCGTTCGGATGTCCGGGCGCCGGTCCGTGCGTCGAGCAGTTCGGGACGGAAGCGATCGACACGGAAGTCAGCCTCCATCGCTTCAACGTCACTGCGGTCGCGCCCGTCGGCAACGGGATCGCGCTGTCGTTCGGTAGATTCGACACGCCGTTCGGCTACGAGCGGCACGACGCGGCGCTCAACCTGACCGCGACCACCTCCGAATTGCAGCGGTTCGGCCGTCCCCAGAGCATGACGGGCTTCCAGGCCTCGTACCAGTTCTCGCCGTTGCTCGACGTCTTCACCTGGGTCGTCAATCGTTGGGAGAACGAGACGATCGAAGATCCGCCCGAAGACAACAACCGCGCGAAGAGCATCGGCGGGCGGATCGGCTTCACGCCGCTGCAAGGTGCCAGCCTCCTCAACTTCGGAGTCGGCGGATTCTGGGGACCGGAACAGGACGAGAGCAATGCGCACGCGCGCTGGATTGCCGACGCGGACCTGACCTGGTCAGCATCGTCGCTTCTCGTCGCCAGCGAGTTCGTCTACGGCGGCGAATCGGGCGTCTCTTTCCGGCGCCGCGGGACGCCGTTCGCGGCAGACGGACTCGACAATGCCGACGTGCATTGGTTCGGCCTCTATGTCCTCGCCCACTACGACGTCGCGCCCTGGCTCGGCCTTTCCCTGCGGTATGGCGCCTTCAGGGACGATGAGGGCGCCCGGACGGGCGTGGCGCAGACCCTGCAGTCATTCACGATCGTCCCCATCGTCCACCTCTCGCGTCTGATCCCCGAGTTGCGGCCGCGCGGCGTGACCTACGCGCGGACGCGGCACCCGATCGACTGGGTGGATCTGCGGCTCGAATACCGGTTTGGTCACTCCAACCGGACCGTCTTCTCCGACGTTGCTCCCGGCCTGCCAATCACCGAAGCCACGAACGGCGCGCACGTGGTCACCGCGCAATTCGTGGTCAACTATTAGGGAGAGGCCAACCATGGAGGGAATCCGGCTGTCCCGCTTGACGATCAGCGGCAGGATACTTTGCACGCTCTTTCTCGTGGGGATCGGCTGCGGTGCCGTCGCGGCGTTCGCCCAGGCCGCCACCGCCGTCGGCGTTTCGCCCGCGGCAGTCCAGGCGAGCCTGGCGCCGGAGATGCCGATGGCCTCGATGCGTCACGGGGAGGCGAGCGGAGAGCGGGAGATCGACCTGGGGGAAATCTCCAGCGCGGCGAAGGTCTGGATGCGCACGCCACTCCTCATCCAGACCAGCCACACCCACCTCTTCAGCCAGACGCTCATCGCCGGCCTGCTGGGACTCATCTTCCTCTTCGCGTCGGTGCGGGAAGGACTGAAGGCGGCGATCATCGCACTGCCGTTCGTCGGCACCTTGCTGGACATCGGTGGAATGTGGTTGACGCGCTTTCTTTCGCCTGCGCTGAGCTTCCTGGTCATCGCCGGCGGCACGCTGTTCGCCCTCGGCTACGTGCTGATCGCGGCGTTGTCCATGTACGACCTCTGGCTGCGAAAGGAGAGCGCATGAGAGTCCGCATCGCGCTGGTCGTTGGCATGCTCGCCGCCGGCTCCGCACTCGCGCACATCACTCCGCCCGTCGTTCTCGCGTCGGACCGCGACGCGGTGAGCGCCTTGCTTGCGGGCGCAAGGCGCTACTTCCTCCGCGAGGTCCGGCTGACGGCGGCCGAGCGGCAACAGATGGAGAAAGAGACAGGCTGGCATCCGGACGAGGACTTCTATCGCTTCTACATCGGCCGCGACGAACAGCTGCACGACGTCGGCGCGGTCGCCTTCCTCACCGAGTACACCATCCACGGGCTGGTGCGCGTCGCGGTCGCGCTTGCACCGGACGGCAAGGTGACGGGCGCCCGCGTCGTCGAGCTGACCGAGGAGACGTACCCGTGGGTCAAAGGGCTCATTGACCGCGGCTTCTTGCAGAACTTCAACGGCCGGGATGCGCACGCTTCGTTCGCCATGGAGAGGGGACCCGGAAGCTCGATGCCGCAGTTTTACGGCAACGTGATCGCAGGCCTCGTCCGCCGCGCGGCGCTGCTGTACGAGGCCGGCATCCTCAGGCGCGGACGGCCTTAGCGGTCACCAGCCGACGCCGAGGTTCAGGAAGGGAATGCCGAGCGGGAGCACGCTGTACAGGCCCCCGCACCCGTCGCAGATCAGGTCCGCGAGCGCAATGTCGCCCCAGAAGGATTGGCCGAAGAGGCGGACGCCCCAGAGCACGACGCCGATCCTGCCGAGCCCGGTGCTGCTCACGTCGCGGCCGTACGCACCGGGAATCCAGACCTCGGCGCCGATGCGGACGCCCCGGGTCGCGAGCACGGAGAATCCGGCATGTGGAATGATCACGCCGTCTCCGTTCGAGGTGACGAAGTACGAGAGCACGCCCAGGTTCAGATAGCGATCGGGATTGCCGAACGTCAGGATGGGCCCTCCTCCGGCAACGAAGTAGGTCGACGTGCTGCCTACGAACGGGGCGAAGAGGAGCGCGTCGACCTCCAATCCGACAGCGCCGCCCTGGAAAGGAAGGCTCATCCGCACGGTCGGGCCGAACACGAACGCGCCGACGGGAATGGCGGTATGCAGGCCGAGGGCGATGTTGGGCGTGATTCCGTGATCGAAGGTCAGTGTTCCGAGCTCGAATGCGTTGAACGAGCTCGTGCCCTGCGGGCGGGTGAATGCAGTCGGGGCGAGGATGACGCGCGTCGGGTCACCGGATGGCGTCGTCGACCCGTACAGGCGCGCGTATGTTTTCGCGGCCTAGTCGCTCAGGACGGAATCCTGATTCGCCATTTCCGCGATGGTTTCCTTCGCTTGGCCGCCCGGATCTCCCTGCGCCGCGATGGAGTGCAGGCAATACGAGCGGGCCGCGGGATCGATGCTGCGGCAGAGTCCGAGCAACTCGGGATCGAGCTGGCGCGGCTCGGCGGGTTCCTGGGCCAGCGCCGCAACGGAGAAGCAGCACATGCTTGCCGCCAGCATACGCATTCATTCCCCTCCGCCGTACGACGACCTGCCGTCGCGAACGGCCACTCCACATCGTGGAAACTGCGACCGTAGCTTGCTAGTGTGCCCGCCCCGGGGGTTCCATGGTGGAGCAGACCGCTCTGGCGCGCACGATTTCGGACGACGAGCGCGTGCTTGCCGCGCTTCGCGTCGGCGACGAGCAGGCCTTCCTCGTCCTCGTCCAGCGGCTCCATCCATCGATGCTGCACGTCGCCCTCGCATTCGTGCCCAGCCGCGCCGTCGCCGAGGAAGTGGTGCAGG
This window contains:
- a CDS encoding dicarboxylate/amino acid:cation symporter; protein product: MVSHRRMIAALILGAGVGIVANLAAGGAPWLDAVIRNFAQPLGQLFIRLLFMLVIPLLFSALVLGVADLELRHLGRLGARMLGYTVVVSGISVLIGVALVNLLGPGRGLPAAVRELSHGTGIKPAALPAGEGVSAVLLAPVPDNPVKAAATGDLIGLIVFAILFGIALSAAESDASRRLREMLQGLYDVSMKLVEGVLKLAPYGVAALLFVMTARIGPAVIRPIAAYVGVVIIGMDRLLDMCRTTVNVTGDLAAAVYVARGEPAGTPPRALA
- a CDS encoding DUF3482 domain-containing protein is translated as MNDPPRFAVVGRVNKGKSSIVATLAEDDTVRIDPRPGTTTEVREYPVRVDGRTLFVLVDTPGFEDAPRALAWLRSRQVSAADRPARVAELLRAYQGTGEFADERKLLAPILAGANVLYVVDGTRPFRRNYEAEMEILRWTGRPGMALVNRIGDEDYGLEWHRALDQYFKMVRDFDAFSVSFEERLKLLESFRELRPESRAAIDEAITALTAQRRRRRADAGSEIADLLLDELTHTEEIAVAHEAALEAERDRLERSFHDHLREREEKARRRVEALYAHGEVRFETTSLDRPIFQQDLFAEETWRLLGLAPVELVAASTLAGAAVGGAVDALVGGASLLAGTAIGGAVGGATALFGLGRRYASVRQIGPGGIAGWWSAARRYWEGGRRFRIGPHAQPNFPWVLLDRALLHYDSVVRRTHARRGTIPISDGTGRAGVVAELARADRRNLEDLFRKIRRSAADPPRELRDSLEWFVGRVLQRIDPLPGDSEVPPA
- a CDS encoding DUF2868 domain-containing protein; this translates as MQHMKHGSARARILPPWPGSRNRQRRTLPARSSSGSRERRRRWHFEERVGRSGRFQQDDFEPRRGDHAPRSQDGMRVRGLRRDDAGHVARETARLHQRFVRGELAGVCAGAAVALGVASVMTAAAGSRSGCGEARKAQRVRREEPDADDRKRPAPGKGQSAREQAGTAHVRRVPGRRCRRQATHFPQGCVQRGWYVLPRGTMTLADLVDLEAQLARDRSADPAALEGRDTGSFPEAPRDRGVLIARWLQARRDAEPGQLYPGRAVANVLRGIRAALLIAGLVLGWTAATAVLRYTGEQPVNAWDFLLVFVGLQLLLFAFLIASFLFPVAALGTPLFGLFRGLVAAVYPRLAARAVGANADRLAEWRALWHRLRSRRSLYHHLEPWILLGLTQSFGVAFNVGALLGCLRLIVFSDIAFSWSTTLLQLDAPRFHGLVHALAAPFAWFWPDADPSRALVEATRYSRLEGSYVLSGGGRAAHPELVGGWWPFLLASLAFYGLLPRCLTLGIAAVRGSRLLARLPLDDSEVMRVVRRLSEPRIETRSTQPELAAPQSSHAAPALVPASAASRCTLVLWRDVPALPAVEAAVSRQTRWAIASVQPVGGRDYEEGRIDWTRLANGSDPVVIVAEGWEAPDKAMLRLMRELRRSLGSRRHLVVLLAAVDAAGVRPASTSEVRIWEESLAALEDPYIAVQPLEAAP